In one Phyllostomus discolor isolate MPI-MPIP mPhyDis1 chromosome 8, mPhyDis1.pri.v3, whole genome shotgun sequence genomic region, the following are encoded:
- the SNX11 gene encoding sorting nexin-11 has protein sequence MGLWCRMLENQEPEEVITVRVQDPRVQNEGSWNSYVDYKIFLHTNSKAFTAKTSCVRRRYREFVWLRKQLQRNAGLVPVPELPGKSTFFGSSDEFIEKRRQGLQHFLEKVLQSVVLLSDSQLHLFLQSQLSVPEIEACVQGQSPMTVSDAILRYAMSNCGWVQEERQGSCHLAKGDQPKSCCFFPRSARRSSPSPPPEEEKNRFEVWAPVVDSEAPSVESPPLPPPTSPSCCDFARPDEGPSDPQPVRRSLGGDHAVPLDPSQLGAALEK, from the exons ATGGGCCTTTGGTGTAGGATGTTGGAGAACCAAGAGCCGGAG GAGGTGATCACTGTGCGTGTTCAGGACCCCCGTGTGCAGAATGAGGGCTCCTGGAATTCTTACGTGGATTACAAGATCTTCCTCCAT ACCAACAGCAAAGCCTTCACTGCCAAGACGTCCTGTGTACGTCGCCGTTACCGTGAGTTCGTGTGGCTGAGAAAGCAGCTACAGAGAAACGCTGGTTTAGT GCCTGTCCCTGAACTTCCTGGGAAGTCAACCTTCTTTGGCAGCTCAGATGAGTTCATCGAGAAGCGACGACAGGGTCTGCAGCACTTCCTCGAAAA GGTCCTGCAGAGCGTCGTCCTCCTGTCAGACAGCCAGTTACACCTCTTCCTGCAAAGCCAGCTCTCGGTGCCCGAGATAGAAGCCTGTGTCCAAGGCCAAAGCCCCATGACCGTTTCCGATGCCATTCTTCGCTATGCTATGTCAAACTGTGGCTGGGTCCAGGAAGAGAGGCAGGGCTCTTGTCACCTGGCTAAAGGAGACCAGCCTAAGAG TTGCTGCTTTTTTCCAAGATCGGCCAGGAGGAGTTCGCCCTCACCGCCTCCCGAGGAAGAAAAGAATCGTTTTGAGGTGTGGGCCCCTGTTGTTGACTCTGAGGCCCCCTCCGTGGAAAGCCCCCCTCTGCCACCCCCTACCTCGCCGTCATGCTGTGACTTTGCAAGACCTGATGAGGGACCCTCTGATCCTCAGCCTGTGAGGAGGTCCTTGGGAGGGGACCATGCTGTGCCTTTGGATCCGAGTCAGTTAGGAGCAGCTTTGGAAAAGTGA